A section of the Telopea speciosissima isolate NSW1024214 ecotype Mountain lineage chromosome 3, Tspe_v1, whole genome shotgun sequence genome encodes:
- the LOC122653472 gene encoding succinate dehydrogenase subunit 7B, mitochondrial-like, translating into MAFLLNKATAFSRSQSHSQKPEDPFVLSRRRLHIKPGVREKALLEEDPALKRFKSYKKSVWRVKRMGDVLTIVVVAGCCYEIYVKAVMREEARKQARATSEGA; encoded by the exons ATGGCCTTCTTACTAAACAAAGCCACCGCGTTTTCTCGCTCTCAGTCTCATTCTCAG AAACCGGAAGATCCTTTTGTTCTTTCACGCCGTCGACTCCACATCAAACCAGGTGTTCGGGAGAAAGCT CTCTTAGAAGAAGATCCTGCTTTGAAGCGGTTCAAGTCATATAAGAAGAGTGTGTGGCGAGTCAAAAGAATGGGGGATGTGCTCacaattgttgttgttgctg GCTGCTGCTATGAGATCTATGTCAAAGCAGTCATGCGGGAAGAAGCTCGGAAACAGGCACGGGCTACAAGTGAGGGAGCATGA